The Mycobacterium sp. 3519A genome contains a region encoding:
- a CDS encoding acyl-CoA dehydrogenase family protein, producing the protein MTVTGEISEKHAREVAEHARAAEWLAPSFGKELFLGRLRLDLIHPHPTGSAQAAERGEAFLAKLRDFCETQVDPSVIERDAQIPDDVILGLKELGALGMKIGTEYGGLGLSQVYYTRALMLVCSVHPALGALLSAHQSIGVPQPISMFGTEEQKRTWLPRCAREISAFLLTEPDVGSDPARLHATAVPDGDDYVLNGVKLWTTNGVIADLIVVMAKVPKSEGHRGGITAFVVEADTPGIVVENRNAFMGLRGIENGLTRFTDVRVPAANRIGAEGDGLRIALSTLNVGRLSLPATCVGVAKWSVKIAREWSNERVQWGKPVGEHDAVAGKLAFMAATAYGLEAMVELSSELADAGHNDIRIEAALAKLYGSEMGWLIADELVQIRGGRGFETAESQAARGERGVPAEQVLRDARINRIFEGSTEIMHLLIAREAVDVHLSVAGDIIDPDADMRRKARAAANAGRFYARWLPSLVAGKGQLPTSFGEFGPLATHLRYVERASRRVARSTFYGMSRWQGRLEHRQRFLARLVDIGAELFAMTAACVRAQRDRTDPSAVELADAFCRQARMRADRLFDELWHNTDDSDRTLSRHLLDGRFTWLEAGILDPSIEGPWIAQEGAAGSTMDVHRVIGGASSRGAA; encoded by the coding sequence ATGACCGTTACCGGGGAAATCAGCGAAAAGCACGCCAGGGAGGTCGCCGAGCACGCGCGCGCAGCCGAGTGGCTGGCGCCCAGCTTCGGCAAGGAGTTGTTCCTCGGCAGGCTGCGGTTGGACCTGATTCACCCGCATCCGACCGGGTCTGCGCAAGCCGCCGAGCGCGGTGAGGCTTTCCTGGCCAAGCTGCGCGACTTCTGCGAGACGCAGGTCGACCCGTCGGTGATCGAACGCGATGCGCAGATCCCTGACGACGTGATCCTCGGCCTGAAGGAACTCGGCGCGCTCGGCATGAAGATCGGCACCGAGTACGGCGGCCTCGGGCTGTCGCAGGTGTACTACACCAGGGCGCTGATGTTGGTCTGCTCGGTTCACCCCGCCCTCGGCGCATTGCTGTCGGCGCATCAGTCCATCGGGGTGCCGCAGCCGATCTCGATGTTCGGCACCGAGGAGCAGAAGCGGACGTGGCTACCGCGCTGCGCGCGGGAGATCAGCGCGTTCCTGCTGACCGAACCCGACGTCGGCAGCGACCCGGCGCGCCTGCACGCCACCGCCGTCCCGGACGGCGACGACTACGTGCTGAACGGGGTGAAGCTGTGGACCACCAACGGCGTGATCGCCGACCTGATCGTGGTGATGGCCAAGGTGCCCAAGAGTGAAGGCCACCGCGGCGGCATCACCGCATTCGTCGTCGAGGCCGATACCCCGGGCATCGTGGTGGAGAACCGCAACGCGTTCATGGGACTGCGGGGCATCGAGAACGGGCTGACCCGGTTCACCGATGTACGGGTGCCCGCGGCCAACCGGATCGGCGCCGAAGGCGACGGGCTGCGGATCGCGCTGTCCACGCTGAACGTCGGGCGATTGTCGCTGCCAGCGACGTGCGTCGGGGTGGCGAAGTGGTCGGTCAAGATCGCAAGGGAATGGTCGAACGAGCGCGTGCAGTGGGGCAAGCCGGTCGGTGAACACGACGCTGTCGCAGGCAAATTGGCCTTCATGGCGGCCACTGCCTACGGCCTGGAGGCGATGGTCGAACTGTCTAGTGAACTCGCCGACGCCGGCCACAACGACATCCGTATCGAGGCGGCGCTGGCGAAACTGTACGGCTCCGAGATGGGCTGGCTGATCGCCGACGAACTCGTCCAGATCCGCGGCGGCCGCGGCTTCGAGACCGCCGAATCGCAGGCCGCCCGCGGCGAGCGGGGTGTGCCCGCCGAACAGGTGCTGCGCGATGCGCGCATCAACCGGATCTTCGAAGGTTCGACGGAGATCATGCATCTGCTCATCGCGCGGGAGGCGGTGGACGTACATCTGTCCGTGGCAGGCGACATCATCGACCCGGACGCCGATATGCGACGCAAAGCCCGCGCCGCCGCGAACGCAGGCCGCTTCTACGCCCGCTGGCTGCCCAGCCTTGTCGCCGGAAAAGGGCAACTACCAACATCATTCGGTGAATTCGGGCCGCTTGCGACGCACCTGCGCTACGTCGAGCGCGCCAGCAGGCGGGTGGCTCGCAGCACGTTCTACGGCATGTCGCGCTGGCAGGGCAGGCTGGAGCACAGACAGCGGTTCCTGGCCCGCCTCGTCGACATCGGCGCAGAGTTGTTCGCGATGACGGCCGCGTGCGTGCGTGCGCAACGCGACCGGACCGATCCCTCGGCGGTCGAACTCGCCGACGCGTTCTGCAGGCAGGCCAGGATGCGGGCCGACCGGTTGTTCGACGAACTCTGGCACAACACCGACGACAGCGACCGCACGCTGTCCCGACATCTGCTCGACGGCCGGTTCACCTGGCTGGAGGCAGGCATCCTCGACCCGTCCATCGAGGGGCCGTGGATCGCGCAGGAGGGGGCGGCCGGTTCGACAATGGACGTGCATCGCGTGATCGGTGGTGCGTCGAGTCGGGGTGCGGCCTGA
- a CDS encoding phosphomannomutase/phosphoglucomutase, whose translation MSRPAAAVHRVIKAYDVRGLVGEEIDEAFVADVGGAFARLVRDGASQVVIGHDMRASSPALAAAFADGVMAQGLDVVQIGLASTDQLYFASGLLDCPGAMFTASHNPAAYNGIKLCRAGAKPVGKDTGLTQISEEIIAGVPAYDGPRGADSKRDVLTEYGEFLRTLVSLAELRSLRVAVDAGNGMGGHTTPAVLGAIPSITLLPLYFELDGTFPNHEANPLDPANLVDLQAHVVETGADIGLAFDGDADRCFVVDEKGHPVSPSAVTALVAARELNREIGATVIHNLITSRAVPELVAERGGTPVRSRVGHSYIKALMADTGAIFGGEHSAHYYFRDFWGADSGMLAALYVLAALGEQDRPLSELMADYQRYEASGEINFTVTDAERCVDAVLKTFGARIHSIDHLDGVTVDLGDGSWFNLRMSNTEPLLRLNVEARTTEEIDEIVALIAAQIASRNEAAV comes from the coding sequence ATGTCTCGGCCCGCCGCGGCAGTTCACCGCGTCATCAAGGCGTATGACGTCCGCGGCTTGGTTGGGGAGGAAATCGACGAGGCTTTCGTCGCCGACGTCGGCGGCGCGTTCGCCCGACTGGTCCGCGACGGTGCCTCGCAGGTGGTGATCGGCCACGACATGCGGGCCAGCTCGCCTGCGCTCGCGGCCGCGTTCGCCGACGGCGTGATGGCGCAGGGGTTGGACGTCGTACAAATCGGGCTGGCGTCCACCGATCAGTTGTACTTCGCGTCCGGGCTGCTGGACTGCCCCGGCGCGATGTTCACCGCGAGCCATAATCCCGCCGCCTACAACGGCATCAAGCTGTGCCGTGCCGGCGCCAAGCCGGTGGGCAAGGACACCGGGCTGACACAGATCAGCGAGGAGATCATCGCCGGAGTGCCCGCATACGACGGCCCGCGCGGCGCGGACTCCAAGCGCGACGTGTTGACCGAATACGGCGAATTCCTGCGGACCCTGGTCAGTCTCGCCGAGCTGCGCTCGCTGCGGGTGGCCGTGGACGCGGGTAACGGCATGGGCGGCCACACCACGCCCGCGGTGCTCGGCGCGATCCCGTCAATCACGCTGCTGCCGTTGTACTTCGAGCTCGACGGCACGTTCCCCAATCACGAGGCCAACCCGCTGGACCCGGCGAACCTCGTCGACCTGCAGGCTCACGTCGTGGAAACCGGTGCCGACATCGGGTTGGCTTTCGACGGCGACGCCGACCGCTGTTTCGTCGTCGACGAAAAGGGGCATCCGGTGTCACCGTCGGCGGTGACCGCCTTGGTCGCCGCCCGGGAATTGAACAGAGAGATCGGCGCGACGGTGATCCACAACCTGATCACCTCCCGTGCGGTGCCGGAACTGGTCGCCGAGCGGGGCGGTACCCCTGTGCGCTCGCGCGTCGGGCACTCGTACATCAAGGCGCTGATGGCCGACACCGGAGCGATTTTCGGTGGCGAGCACTCCGCGCACTACTACTTCCGCGACTTCTGGGGCGCCGACTCCGGCATGCTGGCAGCGCTGTACGTGCTGGCCGCGCTGGGCGAGCAGGACCGGCCGCTGTCCGAGCTGATGGCCGACTACCAGCGCTATGAAGCGTCCGGCGAGATCAACTTCACCGTCACCGACGCCGAACGCTGTGTCGACGCGGTGCTCAAGACGTTCGGCGCGCGCATCCACTCGATCGACCACCTCGACGGCGTCACCGTCGACCTGGGCGACGGCAGCTGGTTCAACCTGCGGATGTCCAACACCGAACCGTTGCTGCGGTTGAACGTGGAAGCGCGCACCACGGAGGAGATCGACGAGATCGTCGCGCTCATCGCCGCCCAGATCGCCTCGCGCAACGAGGCGGCCGTGTGA
- the manA gene encoding mannose-6-phosphate isomerase, class I, producing the protein MHLLRGAVRTYAWGSRTAIADFTGRPSPTAHPEAELWFGAHPGDPAWLETDDGEVSLLDALRADPEGQLGAAVRGRFGDCLPFLVKVLAADEPLSLQAHPSAEQAVEGFAREEKLGIPISAPTRNYRDRSHKPELLVALGDFEALAGFRSAESSVELMRALAVSDLDPFVNLLSGQSDADGLRALFTTWITAPQPDLDVLVPAVIEGAIEYLRSGKKKFAAEAKTVLELGERYPGDAGVLASLLLNRISLKPGEAIYLPAGNLHAYLHGVGVEVMANSDNVLRGGLTPKHVDVPELLRVLDFTPAVDDVIHPRITRDGTELVYNTPAPEFAVSVVCIEGEHLGHEIDAPTHHDGPQILLCTEGSTVVHAKSTAVTLERGAAAWVSADDGPIRLVAQTPTKLFRATVGI; encoded by the coding sequence GTGCATCTGCTACGCGGAGCGGTCCGAACCTATGCATGGGGTTCGCGGACCGCGATTGCCGATTTCACCGGGCGGCCAAGTCCGACAGCGCATCCCGAGGCCGAACTGTGGTTCGGTGCGCATCCGGGTGATCCGGCGTGGCTGGAGACCGACGACGGTGAGGTGTCGCTGCTCGACGCGCTGCGCGCCGATCCGGAAGGCCAACTGGGTGCGGCGGTGCGTGGCCGCTTCGGCGACTGTCTGCCGTTCTTGGTCAAGGTGCTCGCGGCCGACGAACCGCTGTCGCTGCAGGCGCATCCCAGCGCGGAACAGGCGGTGGAAGGGTTCGCGCGCGAGGAGAAGCTGGGCATTCCGATTTCGGCGCCAACCCGCAACTACCGTGACCGCAGCCACAAGCCCGAATTACTGGTCGCGCTAGGGGATTTCGAAGCGCTGGCCGGATTCCGCTCCGCCGAGAGCAGCGTCGAGTTGATGCGTGCGCTGGCGGTCAGTGACCTCGATCCGTTCGTCAATCTGCTCTCCGGTCAGTCCGACGCCGACGGCCTACGCGCGCTGTTCACCACCTGGATCACCGCGCCGCAGCCCGACCTCGACGTGTTGGTGCCCGCGGTGATCGAGGGTGCGATCGAATACCTCCGGTCGGGCAAGAAGAAGTTCGCGGCGGAAGCCAAGACGGTGCTCGAACTCGGCGAGCGGTATCCCGGCGATGCCGGTGTGCTGGCCTCGTTGCTGCTCAACCGGATCAGCCTGAAACCCGGTGAAGCCATCTACCTGCCTGCGGGAAATCTGCACGCGTATCTGCACGGCGTCGGCGTCGAGGTGATGGCCAACTCGGACAACGTGTTGCGCGGCGGGTTGACGCCCAAACACGTCGACGTGCCCGAACTGTTGCGGGTGCTGGACTTCACCCCCGCCGTCGACGACGTCATCCATCCCCGAATCACAAGGGACGGAACAGAACTCGTGTACAACACGCCAGCCCCCGAGTTCGCGGTGTCGGTGGTGTGCATCGAGGGCGAGCACCTCGGCCACGAGATCGACGCGCCGACGCATCACGACGGGCCGCAGATCCTGCTCTGCACAGAGGGTTCGACGGTGGTACATGCGAAGTCGACCGCGGTGACACTGGAGCGCGGTGCGGCGGCGTGGGTTTCCGCCGATGACGGTCCGATCCGCCTGGTGGCGCAGACGCCGACGAAGTTGTTCAGGGCGACCGTCGGGATCTAG
- a CDS encoding DUF3499 domain-containing protein, which yields MNVPRRCCRPGCPHYAVATLTFVYSDSTAVVGPLATVSEPHSWDLCVAHAGRITAPRGWELVRHAGPLPTHPDEDDLVALADAVRERRDGPPPINGVAAGFSDPATGVHGGALMAPVARRPESNGRRRGHLRVLPDPTD from the coding sequence GTGAATGTTCCCCGTCGCTGCTGTCGGCCCGGGTGTCCCCACTATGCGGTCGCGACGCTGACGTTCGTGTACTCGGACTCGACAGCCGTCGTCGGGCCGTTGGCCACCGTGTCCGAGCCGCATTCCTGGGATCTGTGTGTCGCACACGCCGGCCGGATCACCGCGCCGCGCGGCTGGGAGCTGGTGCGGCACGCGGGGCCGCTGCCCACGCATCCCGACGAGGACGATCTGGTGGCGCTCGCCGACGCCGTTCGCGAGCGCCGCGACGGTCCACCGCCGATCAACGGGGTGGCGGCGGGCTTCTCCGATCCCGCCACCGGCGTACACGGTGGCGCGCTCATGGCACCCGTCGCTCGACGGCCGGAGTCCAACGGCAGGCGCCGAGGCCACCTGCGGGTTCTGCCGGACCCGACGGACTAG
- a CDS encoding NAD(P)/FAD-dependent oxidoreductase: MGRTTKHAVVIGASLAGLCAARVLSDCYERVTVYERDELPDAPAHRSAVPQDRHVHLLMARGAQEFESHFPGLLADMVADGVPILENRPDCIHFGAAGHVLGTHHRLQNEFTAYVPSRKHLEWQIRRRVKAIDNVDVVRAGVREPRFDATRQRVTGVLLDTGDAVDADLVVDAAGRGTRLPVWLAQWGFERPREDVVFVGIGYATHQLRIPDGLLTEKVIVAGASREQPLGLGMLHYEDGTWGLTTFGVGKVEPPHDFAGMCALANEIVPPHVAAAIRKGEPIGEVALHKYPASRWRRYDKLSRFPEGIVPFGDAVVSFNPTFGQGMTMTSLQTGHLRRLLQTPGADLERDFTRAAAKTTFPVWTMNAIGDLVLHRATGPTPWWYPAVGNLFDQFLGAAETDPVLAEWFLRRFSLLDSLYMVPSARLVGRTIRHNMRLWLAERRRPAVAPATSRVS; encoded by the coding sequence ATGGGGCGGACTACTAAACACGCAGTTGTCATCGGGGCCAGCCTCGCCGGCCTGTGCGCGGCCCGGGTGCTTTCGGACTGCTACGAGCGGGTCACGGTCTACGAGCGCGACGAGTTGCCCGACGCCCCCGCCCACCGGTCCGCGGTCCCCCAGGACCGACACGTGCACCTGCTGATGGCGCGCGGCGCGCAGGAGTTCGAATCACACTTCCCTGGCCTGCTGGCCGACATGGTCGCCGACGGCGTCCCGATTCTGGAGAACCGGCCCGACTGCATCCACTTCGGCGCGGCCGGCCACGTGCTGGGCACCCACCATCGGCTGCAGAACGAATTCACCGCCTACGTGCCGAGCCGTAAGCACCTGGAATGGCAGATCCGGCGCCGGGTGAAGGCCATCGACAACGTCGACGTCGTTCGGGCGGGGGTGCGTGAACCACGCTTCGACGCGACGCGGCAGCGGGTCACCGGCGTCCTGCTCGATACGGGGGACGCGGTGGACGCCGATCTCGTCGTCGACGCCGCGGGACGCGGCACGCGACTTCCGGTGTGGTTGGCGCAGTGGGGTTTTGAGCGCCCCCGCGAGGACGTCGTATTCGTCGGCATCGGATACGCCACCCATCAGCTGCGCATCCCCGACGGGTTGCTGACCGAGAAGGTCATCGTCGCGGGCGCCTCCCGCGAGCAGCCGCTCGGGCTCGGGATGCTCCACTACGAGGACGGCACCTGGGGGCTGACCACGTTCGGGGTCGGCAAGGTGGAACCCCCGCACGACTTCGCGGGCATGTGCGCGCTCGCCAATGAGATCGTGCCGCCGCATGTCGCCGCGGCGATCCGAAAGGGCGAGCCGATCGGCGAGGTCGCACTGCACAAATACCCCGCCAGTCGGTGGCGTCGCTACGACAAGCTCAGCCGGTTCCCCGAGGGCATCGTCCCGTTCGGCGACGCCGTCGTCAGCTTCAACCCGACATTCGGCCAGGGCATGACGATGACGTCGCTGCAGACCGGACATCTGCGCCGCTTGCTGCAGACGCCGGGCGCCGACCTCGAGCGCGACTTCACCCGCGCCGCGGCCAAGACCACCTTCCCGGTCTGGACGATGAACGCGATCGGCGACCTGGTGCTGCACCGCGCCACCGGGCCGACACCGTGGTGGTACCCCGCGGTGGGCAACCTGTTCGACCAGTTCCTCGGCGCCGCCGAGACGGATCCTGTTCTCGCCGAATGGTTTCTGCGCCGGTTCAGCCTGCTCGACAGCCTGTACATGGTGCCGTCCGCCCGGCTGGTTGGCCGCACCATCCGGCACAACATGCGACTCTGGCTGGCCGAGCGGCGGCGCCCTGCGGTTGCGCCTGCAACCAGCCGCGTCAGCTGA
- a CDS encoding DUF808 domain-containing protein: protein MSAGLFGLLDDVAALARLTAASVDDIGAAAGRATAKAAGVVIDDTAVTPQYVHGITADRELPMIKRIAVGSLRNKLVFILPAALLLSQFVPWVITPILMLGATYLCYEGAEKVWGWITGHDAHAAPTATEGGDAEKKMTAGAIRTDFILSAEIMVIALNEVSDQSFWPRLVILVIVAIVITLGVYGVVGLIVKMDDIGLSLAQRTSNFTKKVGRGLVSAMPKLLSALSIIGTVAMLWVGGHILLQGTDTLGWHAPYGLVHHAEEWVHHAVLGAGALLAWLLNTVVSAIVGMVIGSIVVAIMHLLPFGKKAEH from the coding sequence ATGAGCGCTGGTCTGTTCGGGCTTCTCGACGACGTCGCCGCTCTGGCCCGGTTGACCGCGGCGTCGGTCGACGACATCGGGGCTGCCGCGGGCCGCGCCACGGCAAAGGCAGCAGGTGTCGTCATCGACGACACCGCGGTGACACCGCAGTACGTGCACGGCATCACCGCAGACCGCGAACTGCCGATGATCAAGCGAATCGCGGTCGGGTCGCTACGCAACAAGCTCGTCTTCATCCTGCCCGCCGCCCTGCTGCTCAGCCAGTTCGTGCCGTGGGTGATCACGCCGATCCTGATGCTCGGCGCGACCTATCTGTGCTACGAGGGCGCGGAGAAGGTGTGGGGGTGGATCACCGGCCACGACGCGCACGCCGCGCCAACGGCCACCGAAGGCGGGGATGCCGAGAAGAAGATGACGGCAGGCGCCATCCGGACCGATTTCATCCTGTCCGCCGAGATCATGGTCATCGCGCTGAACGAGGTGTCCGACCAGTCGTTCTGGCCGCGGTTGGTGATCTTGGTGATCGTCGCGATCGTGATCACGCTCGGCGTGTACGGGGTCGTCGGGCTGATCGTGAAGATGGACGACATCGGCTTGAGCCTGGCGCAGCGGACGTCGAACTTCACCAAGAAGGTCGGCAGGGGTCTGGTGTCGGCGATGCCCAAACTGCTGTCGGCGCTGTCGATCATCGGCACGGTGGCGATGCTCTGGGTCGGCGGACACATCCTGTTGCAGGGCACCGATACGCTGGGCTGGCACGCCCCGTACGGGCTGGTGCACCACGCCGAGGAATGGGTGCATCACGCCGTGCTCGGCGCCGGTGCGCTGCTGGCCTGGCTGCTCAACACCGTCGTGTCGGCGATCGTCGGCATGGTGATCGGCTCGATCGTGGTGGCGATCATGCACCTGCTGCCGTTCGGCAAGAAAGCCGAACACTAG
- a CDS encoding metallopeptidase family protein: MRGPLLPPTVPGWRSRAERFDMAVLEAYEPIERRWQDRVSGLDVAVDEIPRISPKDPDSVQWPPEVVADGPIALARLIPAGVDVRGNATRARIVLFRKPIERRAKDTVDLADLLHEVLVAQVATYLGVEPSVIDPTIDDE, translated from the coding sequence ATGCGCGGTCCGCTGCTCCCACCGACCGTTCCGGGTTGGCGCAGTCGCGCCGAACGGTTCGACATGGCGGTGCTGGAGGCTTATGAACCGATCGAGCGGCGATGGCAGGATCGAGTGTCCGGACTCGACGTCGCGGTCGACGAGATCCCCCGGATCTCGCCGAAGGATCCTGATTCCGTGCAGTGGCCGCCGGAAGTGGTGGCAGACGGGCCGATCGCACTTGCACGTTTGATACCGGCCGGGGTCGATGTCCGCGGCAACGCGACACGCGCGCGAATTGTGTTGTTCCGCAAGCCGATTGAGCGTCGGGCGAAGGACACCGTCGACCTCGCCGACCTGCTGCATGAAGTTCTGGTGGCTCAGGTGGCCACGTATCTCGGTGTCGA
- a CDS encoding amino acid permease — MAGRWRTKSVEQSIADTDEPDTRLRKDLTWWDLTVFGVSVVIGAGIFTITASTAGNITGPAISISFVIAAIACGLAALCYAEFASTVPVAGSAYTFSYATFGEFVAWIIGWDLILEFAVAAAVVAKGWSSYLGTVFGFGGGVADFGALQLDWGALLIIAFVTVILAWGTKLSAEVSLAITVVKVAVVLLVVVVGAFYIKTANFSPFIPPAEAGEGGSGAEQSLFSLLTGAEGSHYGWYGVLAGSSIVFFAFIGFDIVATTAEEVKNPQRDVSRGILASLAIVTVLYVAVAVVLSGMVSYTELRDAGEKANLATAFAANGIDWAAKVISIGALAGLTTVVIVLVLGQTRVLFAMCRDGLLPRPLAKTGPHGTPVRITLLVGVLVAITASVFPIGKLEEMVNIGTLFAFVLVSAGVIALRRTRPDLKRGFRAPGVPLLPIASIIACVWLMLNLTGLTWIRFLIWMAIGMVVYFVYGRSHSVLGRRERAISA, encoded by the coding sequence ATGGCCGGAAGATGGCGAACGAAGTCGGTTGAACAGTCCATCGCTGACACCGATGAGCCCGACACCCGATTGCGCAAGGACCTGACGTGGTGGGACCTGACCGTGTTCGGCGTGTCCGTGGTGATCGGGGCAGGCATCTTCACGATCACCGCGTCGACGGCTGGCAACATCACCGGCCCGGCGATTTCCATCTCGTTCGTCATCGCGGCGATCGCGTGCGGGCTGGCCGCGTTGTGCTACGCCGAATTCGCGTCGACGGTACCGGTGGCGGGCAGTGCGTACACCTTCTCCTATGCCACCTTCGGTGAGTTCGTCGCGTGGATCATCGGCTGGGATCTGATCCTGGAATTCGCCGTCGCCGCCGCCGTCGTGGCCAAGGGCTGGTCGAGCTATCTGGGCACGGTGTTCGGATTCGGCGGCGGTGTGGCCGATTTCGGCGCGCTGCAACTCGATTGGGGCGCGCTGCTGATCATCGCGTTCGTCACCGTGATCTTGGCGTGGGGCACCAAGTTGTCGGCGGAGGTGAGCCTGGCCATCACGGTGGTCAAGGTGGCGGTGGTGCTGCTGGTCGTGGTGGTCGGCGCGTTCTACATCAAGACCGCCAACTTCTCGCCGTTCATCCCGCCTGCGGAGGCGGGCGAGGGCGGTAGTGGCGCGGAACAGTCGCTGTTCTCGCTGTTGACAGGCGCCGAAGGCAGCCACTACGGCTGGTACGGCGTGCTCGCCGGTTCGTCGATCGTGTTCTTCGCGTTCATCGGTTTCGACATCGTCGCGACGACGGCCGAGGAGGTCAAGAATCCGCAGCGCGACGTATCCCGCGGCATCCTCGCGTCGCTGGCGATCGTCACCGTGCTGTATGTCGCGGTGGCCGTGGTGCTTTCGGGCATGGTGAGCTACACCGAACTGCGCGACGCGGGGGAGAAGGCCAACCTCGCGACGGCGTTCGCCGCCAACGGCATTGACTGGGCCGCCAAAGTGATCTCGATCGGCGCGCTGGCAGGGCTGACGACGGTGGTGATCGTGCTGGTGCTCGGCCAGACCCGTGTGCTGTTCGCGATGTGCCGCGACGGCCTGCTGCCGCGTCCGCTGGCGAAGACCGGCCCGCACGGCACGCCGGTGCGCATCACCCTGCTGGTCGGGGTGTTGGTCGCGATCACCGCGTCGGTGTTCCCGATCGGCAAGCTCGAGGAGATGGTCAACATCGGCACGCTGTTCGCTTTCGTGCTGGTGTCGGCGGGCGTGATCGCGCTGCGTCGCACGCGGCCGGACCTCAAGCGTGGGTTCCGCGCGCCGGGGGTGCCCCTACTGCCGATCGCTTCGATCATCGCCTGCGTCTGGTTGATGCTGAACCTGACCGGGCTGACCTGGATTCGGTTCCTGATCTGGATGGCCATCGGCATGGTCGTCTACTTCGTGTACGGCCGGAGCCATTCGGTGCTTGGCAGGCGCGAGCGGGCAATTTCCGCGTGA
- a CDS encoding TobH protein codes for MNGTQSAVDLDDVEGLLAADRDGLLRAASMAGAQVRATAAALDEGDLDSLTSDQPPRTIIWVAGRGNAETAGAMLSATLGGSVGAPIVVASEAPPWIGALDVLILAGDDPGDQALVSAAATGVRRGARIAVVAPYEGPLRDATAGRSAALAPRLQVRDEFGLTRYLAAGLAVLHTVDPGLHVDLSALADELDAEAFRNSAGRELFTNPAKTLADRMSGRDVVLAGDNPATLALARHGAAVLLRIAHQSVAAVGLADALVALHGGLGNEPGGAQSIFHDEQIDGPLPRRLRTFVLTTDSERPVVLARVGGLDDVSVINAEDVPEALGMVDAPPAVAPPGRPEQQLAMLAVRLEMTATYLRLVRG; via the coding sequence GTGAACGGCACCCAGTCCGCCGTGGACCTCGACGACGTCGAGGGCCTGCTCGCCGCCGATCGCGACGGTTTGCTGCGCGCGGCGTCGATGGCAGGCGCGCAGGTGCGTGCCACCGCGGCAGCGCTCGACGAGGGCGACCTCGACTCGCTGACATCCGATCAACCTCCGCGCACCATCATCTGGGTGGCGGGCCGCGGCAACGCCGAGACGGCGGGGGCGATGCTGTCCGCGACGCTCGGAGGTTCCGTCGGTGCGCCCATTGTGGTGGCGTCCGAGGCGCCGCCGTGGATCGGCGCACTCGATGTGTTGATCCTCGCCGGTGACGATCCGGGTGACCAGGCACTGGTGTCGGCCGCCGCGACGGGGGTTCGCCGCGGCGCGCGCATCGCGGTGGTGGCGCCGTACGAAGGCCCGCTGCGCGATGCGACCGCGGGCCGCTCGGCCGCACTGGCCCCCCGACTGCAGGTGCGCGACGAATTCGGCCTGACCCGCTATCTCGCGGCGGGTCTGGCCGTGCTGCACACCGTGGATCCCGGTCTGCACGTAGACCTTTCGGCGCTGGCCGACGAACTGGACGCCGAGGCCTTCCGCAACAGCGCGGGGCGCGAACTGTTCACCAACCCGGCCAAAACGCTTGCGGACCGCATGTCGGGCCGCGACGTGGTGTTGGCCGGGGACAACCCGGCCACCCTGGCCTTGGCCCGCCACGGCGCGGCCGTGCTGCTGAGGATCGCGCACCAGTCGGTGGCCGCGGTGGGGTTGGCCGACGCGCTGGTGGCACTGCACGGCGGACTCGGCAACGAACCCGGTGGCGCACAGTCGATCTTCCACGACGAGCAGATCGACGGTCCGCTGCCGAGGCGGCTCCGCACCTTCGTGTTGACCACCGACAGCGAGCGGCCCGTTGTGCTGGCACGAGTGGGCGGGCTCGACGACGTCTCGGTGATCAACGCCGAGGACGTGCCCGAAGCGCTGGGGATGGTGGACGCGCCGCCGGCCGTCGCACCCCCTGGGCGACCGGAACAACAACTGGCGATGTTGGCCGTACGGTTGGAGATGACGGCCACATACCTGCGACTGGTTCGAGGTTAA